GCGCAGTTTTATCGGGGGAGTAATTTTGGTAATTATCGGGTTGTGGATTTCTCCCCTCTATTTAGGTTTGGGTTTGGACGGCTTTGAAAAAGTATTGGCAGGCGCAGCACTGGAAAACCCGTTCGGCTTTTTAATCAAATCTTTTACTACCGCCGTCACTTTTGCCGCAGGCGGTGTGGGCGGTATCGTGACGCCGATTTTCTTTGTGGGGGCACAAGCAGGGGCTACCATTGCAGGATTTTTGGGTATAGACACCGCTACGATGGCGGCTTTGGGTTTGGTAGCTGTTTTGGCCGGCACCGCCAATACACCGCTTTCAGCCAGCATTATGGCTATTGAACTTTTCGGTGCGGAAATTGCCCCGTACGCCGCCGTCACCTGTGTAATCAGTTTCCTTTTAAGCGGACGCCAAAGTGTATACGGCAGTCAACGTGTCTCTTTGGACAAAAAAAGAGAAACTGCTATTTCCAAACTAGACTATTCCAACCCGCAAAAAGCCAAAAGAGCCGCACGCAAAGGAATGGTGTTAAAAACGTTAAAACAAATGTCCAAACACTTAATTCCGGACCCGAAAGGATTTGATGATGAAAAATAAAAGCCGCTTTAAAAAAAGCGGCTTTATATTAGGTTTGTTTTACTATTAATCTTCAAAGTCTGTTTCTTCGGCTTCTAGTTGACGGGCAAAATCCCCCCACGCTTCACGGGTAGCCTCCAACCTTAAGCAAAGCCCCGTATCAGAATATTGCGCATACGGCTTATCAGCCAAGATATTTTGGTCGATTTTGACTTCCATAAAAAAAGGTGTCTGAGAGGGAAGCTCCCCTCTGCAAGCACATCCCATTACGGACTTAGGGGCCATAAAAATAGAAACTTTCGGCTCCAGCATAATCCAATTATCCGCTTCCCCATTGGCCAAGACGTTTAAAATAAAAGTGGACAAGTGAGCATCTTGCGCCCCTTTCAAAGCCACTATCTTTTCTGCAAACTCATCAGAAAACAGGGGAATATCATTATAATACAGCCCTATTTCATATTCCAAACAAGGCTCCTGCTCCCCCTCATCAAACCAACGAGAAATAGGAGTCATGTCTAATTCAAGTCCTTTTTTCCCATTACGAATGTGTGCCATACGATTCTCCTACATAATCAAAACTACCGGCCGCCGCCGCCACCGCCACCGCTGCCACCACCACTGCAACCGCCGCCACCACTACCGCTACCGCCGGAAGAACGCGGATGAGTGCAGGAACTGCTGACGGAAGATGACATGCAAGAAAGCGCAGAAGTTATAGAAACAGTTGATACAAAACCGCGTGATTGGAGGGTTTCTTTCATTTCCGCTTCGGATAATATCTGCTCAAAAGACTCCACCCATTTATTTTCTACTTCCAATGCTACTGCATATGGCAAGTAATCGCAAAAGATTTTTCGACTATCGGTTGGGTCTGACACTTTCACACGTCCTTTCTCCCCAATGGTCAAATACTCTTTAAAACCCTCCACTTCATTCATAATGGCGCGCCCCTTTTGGGTATAGGCTTTCATAATATGGGTAAAAAAGACAGACACAGCCATCAGCAGAAAGGCGACAAACAACAATTCTTTATTTCCGATTACCGTATAAAAAAAGATTAAAATGACAAGGATATTTATAATGAGAATAAATTTCGACAACAAGGATTTCATTTTTAAAAACATATTACCAATTGAGCATAATAATATAGCAAACAAAATCATTGCCCCAAAGACTTGAGGATCCATTTGATATAAGAATAACCACCATCCAAAATATAAAAAGGATATCAGATAAAGAGGCCACACCCACAATTGATTTTTAGAAAAATATTCTTTGCCGGTTTGCTCTTTTAAGTTTTTCTTCAAACTTTTAGACAAGGACAAAATTTCTGGGTCATACTTACCCGTAATGGTCTTTTGCGAAGGCAACCCCTCATAAACCACTTGTTCTTCTGCACTTAATTGTTCAAGAGAAAAGGCATTTTTGATAAGTGTCAAATCTCGATTGCTATCCTGCCGGGCAGTTAACGCACCTTTCATGATCAAAGATATCAACGTTGTAGAAAACGTATTTATATCATACTCCATCTTGCTTAAATATTGGACAAATGCCGCAGACACACCTGCTGGAGGATCAAAACGGCGAACAATCCGAGCAGCGGGGTCTTTGCCCACATAGATCCAGACTAAATAGCCGTATGTTCCCATAAGCATCAAGACCAAAAATAGCAGCAAAACAGAATGGTTATAACAAAAAGAAATAAATTGTTGCCATCGAGAAAATTGGACATGCCCCTTTTCAAACGGAATGGCCAACGTCATACCTTGATGAGGTTGCAAAGGTTTATTCCTCCAGAACCAAAGGCCCCCTCTTTTGACATCACTTTCTTTAGAACCGTAAATACCGGTATAAACGGAAATCTTATCCTCAAGTGCTTTGACTCCTTGTGGCAAAAACACTTCCGCCACAGCCTGGTCTATGCTAAAATCCCAATCATTACCGGTGGCATTCCAATACAATTCATCGTATTTCCCAAAAGGCTTTATCATGCCTTTTATCTTGTAAGAAAAACGATACAAATGCTGGCCTTTTTCAATAAGGTTATCATTTCCAAAATTAATGCGAAGACCATTGGGAATATGTTCTTTAAAATATGGATGTTTCTTCCAATCCATTTCCAACCCTTGCACCTCTATACCTTCCCCTCTTTTCAAAGGAATATCCCTATACAAACCGCGACGAATTTTTTGGTGCTCGGCATTAATGACGATTTCTTCTATAATATCAACACTTCCGTCCAAGCGCACATGCGCCTGCGACTTCATAAAAACAATTCTCTCTTGAGCGAACAACCCCGAAGAAAGCAATAACAAAAGAAGGAATAAAATAATTTTTTTCATAAGTTCATTATAGCAAGTTTAATTCCTCTGTATAAAAAAAAGATTCTCCGGCAAAGATTTACTATAATAGTGGTACATATTATTTTTGCACGAGGTAATAATGTATACAAATTTTAACCCATGGCATCACGTTTCACCCGGCAATAAAGAAACTTTGCCCAGCATTGTTAACGGTATTATTGAAATCCCCAAAGGCACGCGCGCCAAATATGAATTAGATAAAGAAAGCGGTCTTTTACGTTTAGACCGCGTGCTTTATTCTTCTGTTTATTATCCGGCCAATTATGGTTTTATTCCGCGCACTTACGGTGAAGACAAAGATCCTTTGGATATTTTGATTCTTTCCCAAACTGAAATGGTGCCCATGTGTATCGTACCTGCGCGTATCATTGGCGTAATGCGCATGTTAGACAATGGTGAAGCAGACGACAAAATTATCGCCGTTGCGCAAGGTGACCCCAACGTCAGCCATTATAAGGGAATTGAAGAACTGCCGGAGCATTTGTTGGTAGAAATTATGAGTTTCTTTGAGGATTATAAAAAATTGGAAAACAAAAGCGTAGTAGTAGAGAAAATTTTTGACAAAGAAACCGCTATCAAAATCTTACAGGAAGCATTCGTAGCCTATGAAGAAAAATTCGTAAAGTACAGCAATTTTTCTCATTACTGCGGACAATAAAAATTTTAAACCCCCGACCAAACATCGGGGGTTTTTATTATCTTGTAAAACTATTTTTGATATTCAAAAGAACCTGCCCTCTGCATCACCAACAAGTCAAACAATCCTTCTTATGTGCTCTTTTATATACGCAGGCAATACAAGTATTAAACAAGGCAATAGGTTCCCAAAACTGTTAGAAATACTTCTGAAAAAAATGGGTTATTTTATCCATGTAAGCCGCTTCGTCTATTTTATAACAAGACAAATGGCCGGCTTGTGGAACTACCCATAGTTCTTTGGGACCGGTAAGCAAATTATATGTTTTCTGGGCTTTTGAAACGGGGGTCAGCTTGTCCTTCCCCCCCTGTATCAGCAGAACGGGACAAGTAATTTTAGAGGCAGTTTGTTGCAAAGCAAAACTTTCTACCTTTTGTCCCAATTGGTGTTCTTTCCAAGAAATCATAGAAGAAACCACCGGAAAATATGGCACTTTGGCGTGTTTCCACATCCAGCGTTTGGCTACATTTTTGAAAGAAAAATAAGAAGATTCTAACACCAAGCATTTAATACCGCCATAGGTGGCCGTATAGTGCGAAACCGCCGCAGATCCCATGCTAATACCGTATAGTGCAATTTCTTGAGATAAATCCGGATGTGTTTTTTGGAGATATTCAACGGCGGCTTGAATATCTTTGCTTTCTTGTAATCCCACTTCGCTACGTCCGGTGCTTTCTCCGGCTCCGCGACAATCCAAGTAAAACAAATTGTAATATTTAGCCAAAAAATAAGTGCGTTTTAAGACCTCACCTTTATTCATACCAAAGCCATGCACCAAAATGATTGTTTTATTGCTGTTGGAAGCTTTAATAAACCAACTTTCCAAGTTAACATGATCTGAAGTGGTCAAAGAAACGGTTTGAGATTTCAATTGGTAGTCTTGGGGGGTATAACGAATTTCTGTTTTATAACCCTTAGAAATTCTGGCGGTCCAATATATTACAAGTAGCAAAATGGCTACAATAAAGAAAATGGTTATGATCATATATATATCATAGCAAAACATACTTATAGAAATAAATGATACTCTGCAATTATTATTTCAGCATATCAATTAAATTATTATTTGAGATAATTTTTGTACAAAAAAACTCGCCAGAAATCCTATACCCCAAGTACTGTATTTAAAATCCCCGTCGGAAGTTAATTCTAACGGGGATTTATGCTATAAACTCAAAACTAAAATACGGAAAGGGAGGGATTCTCCTTCCGGTAAAATTTCTGACGAAATTTTCCTGCAGGCCGGGCTCGCGGTATTCGCCTTTGCCTTCAGCAAAACTCATACAATGCTCCGCCTTTCGAAACCCTACGCAACGCAAAGCAGTTTGCGTTGCTCCATACCTTAATATAATTAAAAAGTCCCACAAGGGGACTATTTAAATTATACGGAAAGGGAGGGATTCGAACCCTCGGTAGAGTTGCCCCTACATCAGTTTTCAAGACTGACGCCTTAAACCACTCGGCCACCTTTCCATTACTTCTATTTTACTATTTTAAAACATCTTTTTGCCAACAGACAATTAAAACTCTTATTCTGCGGAAGATTTGAGTTTACCGACTTTACACAATTTCCAACCTGCTGAGTATAAATTAATATTGGCATTAAAAGCAGTACATTCTTCTTTGTCAGCCTGCAGACCATACGGGGCCAATGTAATAGGGGAAAGCATCATCTCCCATGGAACGGCCATAACATAAATCGGCCCTTGATGAGCAGATATGGCCTGTTTGATTTTATCGTTCATTCGGTATTTATAGTACATCGGGGGCAGAGAATTACGTTGTTTGGCCTTCTTTTGATTTTCCGCAGGGTACTTATCTACAGGGAAAATAATCCCCCCCACAAAACGACAGTCTTTAGGAAAGAACATAGACATAAAAGACATCGGTTGCCCAAAATACACCACCATTGCATTATCTTCCACTTTCGGTAAAGGTTCTATAAACACTGCCTTTTCAGAAAAAGCGTCTCTGCCCCAATTAGGGGCTTGGGTTGTGTACCAAAGGTTCAAAGCAATCAACGTCCCCATCAAAGCTGCCACACGATATTGAGCAAAGTTGCGTATAGCCGCTATGATTAAAATACCACACAAAACTTCTATTGTCACAACATATCGTAAAATGGAAAATGTAGGCAACCAGACCAAATACCCCACTCCCAGATACACCAATAAAGAGAGAATTTTCCGTCTATTGTAGCGAAGCGGAATTCTTTTAAAAGACAGGGCAAACAGCAAAACAAAAAAGGCTATATAACCCAGTGCCATACGTCCGTCTGACATTTCTATTTCGCTCACAATCCATCGGCTTTCAAAAATCCAATAAAACGGGTAAAACAACCACTGCGCCATATTGCGTGGGAAAAAGCGTTCATCGGCAAAATTAATATTTTCAAAATAAGGAGAATGAAAAATCTCATTATAGAAAGGGAAAACAGGATTTTGGTATTCACTCCACAAACGCCACAGGAAATAGCCGTCCGTCACCAAAAAGCCCAAAATACCGGCTCCGGCAAAAATCAAAAAAGATTTCCAGCGTTTTTCCGTCCAATATAAATTGACAAAAAACACCGCCGTCAAAGCAATCACGAAAGGAAAACCCGTATATTTTAGCCCGCCGGCAGCTCCGGCAATAAAAGCAGAACAAAACAATAAAACAAAGGAGCGAGAAGATGAGGAAAAGAAAAACT
The DNA window shown above is from Elusimicrobiaceae bacterium and carries:
- a CDS encoding DUF2207 domain-containing protein, with the protein product MKKIILFLLLLLLSSGLFAQERIVFMKSQAHVRLDGSVDIIEEIVINAEHQKIRRGLYRDIPLKRGEGIEVQGLEMDWKKHPYFKEHIPNGLRINFGNDNLIEKGQHLYRFSYKIKGMIKPFGKYDELYWNATGNDWDFSIDQAVAEVFLPQGVKALEDKISVYTGIYGSKESDVKRGGLWFWRNKPLQPHQGMTLAIPFEKGHVQFSRWQQFISFCYNHSVLLLFLVLMLMGTYGYLVWIYVGKDPAARIVRRFDPPAGVSAAFVQYLSKMEYDINTFSTTLISLIMKGALTARQDSNRDLTLIKNAFSLEQLSAEEQVVYEGLPSQKTITGKYDPEILSLSKSLKKNLKEQTGKEYFSKNQLWVWPLYLISFLYFGWWLFLYQMDPQVFGAMILFAILLCSIGNMFLKMKSLLSKFILIINILVILIFFYTVIGNKELLFVAFLLMAVSVFFTHIMKAYTQKGRAIMNEVEGFKEYLTIGEKGRVKVSDPTDSRKIFCDYLPYAVALEVENKWVESFEQILSEAEMKETLQSRGFVSTVSITSALSCMSSSVSSSCTHPRSSGGSGSGGGGCSGGGSGGGGGGGR
- a CDS encoding inorganic diphosphatase encodes the protein MYTNFNPWHHVSPGNKETLPSIVNGIIEIPKGTRAKYELDKESGLLRLDRVLYSSVYYPANYGFIPRTYGEDKDPLDILILSQTEMVPMCIVPARIIGVMRMLDNGEADDKIIAVAQGDPNVSHYKGIEELPEHLLVEIMSFFEDYKKLENKSVVVEKIFDKETAIKILQEAFVAYEEKFVKYSNFSHYCGQ
- a CDS encoding alpha/beta hydrolase yields the protein MIITIFFIVAILLLVIYWTARISKGYKTEIRYTPQDYQLKSQTVSLTTSDHVNLESWFIKASNSNKTIILVHGFGMNKGEVLKRTYFLAKYYNLFYLDCRGAGESTGRSEVGLQESKDIQAAVEYLQKTHPDLSQEIALYGISMGSAAVSHYTATYGGIKCLVLESSYFSFKNVAKRWMWKHAKVPYFPVVSSMISWKEHQLGQKVESFALQQTASKITCPVLLIQGGKDKLTPVSKAQKTYNLLTGPKELWVVPQAGHLSCYKIDEAAYMDKITHFFQKYF